The proteins below come from a single Rosa rugosa chromosome 2, drRosRugo1.1, whole genome shotgun sequence genomic window:
- the LOC133728090 gene encoding uncharacterized protein LOC133728090 → MMVESERPHRSKSSSGTTSELFICFSTSRLSSSSSMKLSSKSLLSPGRTRDQTPQISLSSSLSRRLRTSSSIKGGASPMFPSGGGGGSKKRGGFENPEPSSPKVTCIGQVRVKTKKQGKKMRMISSRSKRSRSGSGVGGAEASFRKAEQSVNQHESFQALHFPTHQMSSSSQRECLRQRNNQRWVHLPLTICEALRAFGSEFNCLVPNKSSCLSGGEAKKDEENKGVRSESGNSSCGAVFARWFVALGDGEDGNKRREIELVVGEEEEEEEEEERTEMSSGSHSLRRQVFEGIEFKEEILSEALMREEEEGRVSMCVPPKNALLLMRCRSDPVKMAALGNRFWEMPAAPKEEVSEDEDEDEDEGLEEKEKPHEEKEKGQIGLQTDVKLFGDDGMCEKWVLDGEDVEEQEEELSLVLEDEKPEQSESLYEQPEVVVEGKECREEEPDREENTNEPALVEEAVLDCSPAEFFADPEMSEVEEMGLQFEEVHEEQKEEEMREVELPISEEEVLYKQEEEEEAESWAETEAEVTEESTAEEEKESRESTWEEAEESRVILTQDRPESERPKAQTDLQPKPSGQNQVLPDCLLLMMCEPKLSMEVSKETWVCSTDFIRCLPERHVSSNKKDGKHEAKKPPRVSIDSKASNPAAAQQQPMIQPPRSSCSFPIQAGGGPVSMAEIIGQKLVGSTAYEPFVLTRCKSEPMRSAAKLAPEACFWKNRKHEPHRHPGPLGVGATGVGF, encoded by the coding sequence ATGATGGTGGAGTCAGAGAGACCCCATCGCAGCAAGAGTAGCAGCGGAACCACGAGCGAGCTCTTCATTTGCTTCAGCACTTCTCgcctctcctcttcttcatccatGAAGCTCTCTTCCAAGTCCCTACTCAGCCCGGGCCGTACTCGAGACCAGACCCCCCAAATCTcgctctcttcctctctcagCCGCCGCCTCAGAACCAGCAGCAGCATCAAAGGCGGCGCATCCCCGATGTTCccgagcggcggcggcggcggaagTAAGAAGCGAGGCGGGTTCGAAAACCCGGAGCCTTCGTCTCCCAAAGTGACGTGTATTGGGCAGGTGAGGGTCAAGACGAAGAAGCAGGggaagaagatgaggatgaTAAGCAGCAGATCGAAGCGGAGCAGGAGCGGCAGCGGCGTCGGCGGAGCCGAGGCGAGTTTCCGAAAAGCGGAGCAGAGTGTTAACCAACATGAAAGTTTTCAAGCACTTCATTTTCCGACTCACCAGATGAGTAGCAGCAGCCAGAGGGAGTGCTTGCGGCAGAGGAATAACCAGAGGTGGGTGCATCTTCCTTTAACCATTTGCGAGGCGTTGAGGGCTTTCGGGTCGGAGTTTAACTGCCTGGTTCCGAATAAGTCGTCGTGTTTGAGCGGCGGCGAGGCGAAGAAGGATGAGGAGAACAAAGGAGTGAGATCGGAGAGTGGGAATAGCTCGTGTGGGGCGGTGTTTGCGAGGTGGTTTGTGGCGTTGGGAGATGGGGAGGATGGGAATAAGAGGAGGGAGATAGAGTTGGTGgtgggggaagaagaagaagaagaagaagaagaagagagaacgGAGATGAGTAGTGGGAGCCATAGTTTGAGGAGGCAAGTTTTCGAGGGGATTGAGTTTAAAGAAGAGATATTGAGTGAGGCTTTGATgagggaagaagaggaaggtaGAGTTAGTATGTGTGTTCCGCCCAAGAATGCGCTTTTGCTCATGAGGTGTAGATCTGATCCGGTGAAGATGGCGGCGCTCGGGAATCGGTTTTGGGAAATGCCGGCCGCTCCGAAAGAGGAAGTgagtgaagatgaagatgaagatgaggatgagggtcttgaagagaaagagaaaccacatgaagaaaaggaaaaggggCAAATTGGGTTACAGACAGATGTTAAGCTTTTTGGAGACGATGGTATGTGTGAGAAATGGGTTTTGGATGGCGAAGAtgtagaagaacaagaagaggaATTGAGTTTGGTTTTAGAGGATGAGAAACCAGAGCAAAGTGAGAGCCTGTATGAGCAACCAGAGGTAGTAGTAGAAGGAAAGGAATGCCGAGAAGAAGAGCCAGATCGAGAGGAAAATACGAATGAGCCAGCATTGGTAGAAGAAGCTGTGCTGGATTGTTCTCCAGCTGAATTTTTTGCAGATCCAGAAATGTCTGAAGTTGAAGAAATGGGGTTACAATTTGAAGAAGTACATGAAGAAcagaaagaagaggaaatgaGAGAAGTAGAGCTTCCAATATCAGAAGAAGAAGTACTGTATAaacaggaagaagaagaagaagcagagtcTTGGGCTGAAACTGAAGCAGAGGTGACAGAGGAGTCAACGGCGGAGGAAGAGAAGGAGTCCAGAGAGAGTACTTGGGAAGAAGCAGAAGAGAGTCGAGTGATACTGACCCAAGATAGACCCGAATCCGAGCGCCCGAAGGCCCAAACGGATCTCCAACCGAAACCGTCAGGTCAAAACCAGGTCTTACCGGACTGTTTGCTGCTAATGATGTGCGAGCCGAAGCTGTCCATGGAGGTATCCAAGGAGACTTGGGTTTGCAGCACGGACTTCATCCGATGCCTCCCGGAGCGACACGTCAGCAGCAACAAAAAGGACGGTAAGCATGAGGCGAAGAAGCCGCCGCGGGTCAGCATAGACTCGAAAGCCTCGAATCCCGCGGCGGCTCAGCAGCAGCCGATGATTCAGCCGCCGAGGTCGTCTTGTTCTTTTCCGATACAAGCGGGCGGGGGTCCGGTTTCGATGGCCGAGATCATTGGGCAGAAGCTAGTGGGGTCTACTGCCTATGAGCCGTTTGTGCTCACGCGCTGCAAGTCGGAGCCGATGAGGTCGGCGGCTAAGCTTGCGCCGGAGGCATGCTTTTGGAAGAACAGGAAGCACGAGCCGCATCGCCACCCGGGTCCGCTAGGAGTCGGGGCGACCGGAGTCGGGTTTTAA